Proteins encoded in a region of the Ancylobacter sp. SL191 genome:
- the bcp gene encoding thioredoxin-dependent thiol peroxidase produces the protein MTNLAPGTPAPDFNLVADTGETVSLAGCRGRKLVLYFYPKAGTSGCTVEAHDFNRLKPDFDAADTLVVGVSPDPDKALAKFRAKEGLTFPLAGDEDHAMLEAYGVWAEKSMYGKKYMGVERTTVLIDAAGTIAQVWPKVKVAGHAEEVLAAAKAL, from the coding sequence ATGACGAATCTCGCACCCGGCACCCCCGCTCCCGACTTCAACCTGGTGGCCGACACTGGTGAGACTGTCAGCCTCGCCGGCTGCCGTGGCCGCAAGCTCGTGCTGTATTTCTACCCCAAGGCGGGCACGTCCGGCTGCACGGTCGAGGCGCATGACTTCAACCGCCTGAAGCCCGACTTCGATGCCGCCGATACGCTCGTGGTCGGCGTCTCGCCCGATCCCGACAAGGCGCTCGCCAAGTTCCGCGCCAAGGAAGGCCTCACCTTCCCCCTCGCTGGCGACGAGGACCACGCGATGCTCGAGGCTTACGGCGTGTGGGCGGAGAAGTCGATGTACGGCAAGAAGTATATGGGCGTCGAGCGCACCACCGTGCTGATCGACGCCGCCGGCACGATCGCGCAGGTCTGGCCGAAGGTGAAGGTCGCCGGCCACGCCGAGGAAGTCCTCGCCGCCGCCAAGGCCCTCTGA